In Cupriavidus basilensis, one genomic interval encodes:
- a CDS encoding serine aminopeptidase domain-containing protein: MMPLHFDGCFGWYHPAQGQRAVLLCNAIGHEALWTHAGLARLAERLAAQGVPVLRFDYPGTGDSADLEHAGAPGASCVDAWLAGIDAAGELLRRLSGARELVLLGARGGASLAALAAGRGVAGRRVDALALLAPVASGRMLVREMKMIAQTWRSLACRAAEPVPAPGAGRQSGMDILGIHFTDAAIDALGGIDLLNAPCAPAPQILIAGAEPQMAPLARHYGRLGAQVRMVPFPDLIDWLQDPLHGTPPDATFAQVAGWIADLGPAAPVGEPAPGGRAMAAGTASCLRAGDWVETPVRFGQGLFGMLCEPLGPRIERPAVLINNSGGTHHVGAGRCGVMLARRLAACGVASFRIDVRGIGDACVGAQAIAGVPADPEGYRDAVTACDWLLAHGHREVVAFGVSYGANVSLHAAGAHPGLVGAVLVNLQRLLRRETFTRPRWLIHGRSAPTAEEGAPGINAASVLPEPAAHEQREIEGLLQSLDARGTTLRLLFGPDDPGPFELARFFGPTLAGLAGYSQLQIETIDGLDHGMLNPPGRARVIDYCVDLLCGPLHPGADLRDRLQRIAEPWRRPPDCRRRCG, from the coding sequence ATGATGCCGCTGCATTTCGACGGATGTTTTGGCTGGTACCACCCGGCCCAGGGTCAGCGCGCGGTGCTGCTGTGCAATGCGATCGGGCACGAAGCCTTGTGGACGCATGCCGGCCTGGCGCGGCTGGCGGAGCGGCTCGCAGCCCAGGGCGTGCCCGTGCTCAGGTTCGACTATCCCGGCACCGGTGACTCCGCCGACCTCGAACATGCCGGCGCACCAGGCGCGTCCTGTGTCGACGCCTGGCTTGCCGGGATCGATGCCGCCGGCGAGTTGCTCAGGCGCTTGTCCGGTGCCCGGGAACTCGTTCTGTTGGGCGCGCGCGGGGGCGCTTCGCTGGCGGCACTGGCCGCCGGGCGCGGCGTGGCCGGGCGGCGCGTCGACGCGCTGGCGCTGCTTGCGCCCGTGGCGAGCGGCAGGATGCTGGTGCGAGAGATGAAGATGATCGCGCAGACCTGGCGCTCGCTTGCTTGCCGCGCTGCGGAGCCGGTGCCGGCGCCTGGCGCTGGCCGGCAATCTGGCATGGACATCCTGGGCATCCATTTCACCGACGCCGCGATCGATGCCCTTGGTGGCATCGACCTGCTCAATGCGCCTTGCGCCCCCGCCCCGCAAATCCTGATCGCGGGCGCCGAGCCTCAGATGGCCCCGCTCGCGCGCCACTACGGCAGACTGGGTGCGCAGGTGCGGATGGTGCCTTTCCCTGACCTCATCGACTGGCTGCAGGACCCGTTGCATGGCACGCCGCCCGATGCGACCTTCGCTCAGGTGGCCGGCTGGATTGCCGATCTGGGGCCAGCGGCGCCAGTCGGCGAGCCAGCCCCGGGTGGCCGCGCGATGGCGGCAGGGACGGCTTCGTGCCTGCGCGCCGGCGACTGGGTGGAGACGCCAGTCCGCTTTGGCCAGGGCTTGTTCGGCATGTTGTGCGAGCCGCTCGGGCCGCGCATCGAGCGGCCGGCCGTGCTGATCAACAATTCCGGTGGCACGCATCACGTCGGTGCTGGCCGTTGCGGGGTCATGCTGGCGCGCCGGCTGGCGGCATGCGGTGTTGCCTCGTTTCGTATCGATGTGCGGGGCATCGGGGATGCCTGCGTCGGCGCGCAGGCCATCGCGGGGGTGCCGGCCGATCCGGAAGGGTACCGCGATGCTGTCACCGCCTGCGACTGGCTGCTTGCCCACGGCCATCGCGAGGTGGTGGCCTTCGGCGTGAGCTACGGTGCCAATGTGAGTCTGCACGCTGCGGGCGCGCACCCGGGCCTGGTGGGCGCCGTGCTGGTCAACCTGCAGCGCTTGTTGCGCCGGGAGACCTTCACCCGGCCCCGGTGGCTGATCCATGGCCGCAGCGCACCTACGGCAGAAGAGGGCGCGCCCGGCATCAATGCGGCATCGGTCCTGCCCGAGCCTGCCGCGCACGAGCAGCGGGAGATCGAAGGCTTGCTCCAGTCGCTCGACGCACGCGGCACGACCCTGCGTCTGCTGTTCGGCCCGGACGATCCCGGGCCTTTCGAGCTGGCGCGGTTCTTCGGGCCGACGCTGGCCGGCCTCGCCGGCTACTCGCAGTTGCAGATCGAGACCATCGATGGCCTGGACCACGGCATGCTGAACCCACCCGGTCGGGCGCGGGTGATCGACTATTGCGTCGACCTGCTATGTGGCCCCTTGCATCCCGGGGCGGACCTGCGGGATCGGCTGCAACGCATTGCCGAGCCGTGGCGTCGCCCGCCGGATTGCCGGCGAAGGTGCGGCTGA
- a CDS encoding RsmB/NOP family class I SAM-dependent RNA methyltransferase, giving the protein MSRNTAGARQPVRNKNKDHKGTPIRMSRSRDANDGQAPQQGRGPHGGLHAVHIQHIDRLLGKVLMFTRPSDVVVSYYFRENPKLGHRERGIIAEAVFAVLRRRVEFAQFAASGTGASQRRLALLGLAATLGRDVLTPFLLPEEGEWLDRLTTIERSSLAPRVRANLPEWLFDQLAARHDEAFVEALGDAWLRPAPLDLRANLIKTTQEAALAELTAAGLKAELTPMAPSGIRLAGKPALNQLPLFVNGLVEVQDEGSQLLCNLVAPKRGEMVVDFCAGAGGKTLALGALMRSTGRLYAFDVSEKRLSNLKPRLARSGLSNVHPVLIDSEHDAKIKRLAGKIDRVLVDAPCSGLGTLRRNPDLKWRQSPQSVLELTVKQAAILESAARLVKVGGRVVYATCSVLEAENEGIVRGFLASHPAFRLVPAAQVLAEQKITVPGLPEDAEMLALYPHLHQTDGFFAAVLERVS; this is encoded by the coding sequence ATGAGCCGCAATACCGCAGGGGCCCGCCAGCCCGTCCGCAACAAGAACAAAGACCACAAGGGCACGCCCATCCGCATGTCGCGCTCGCGCGATGCGAACGACGGCCAGGCCCCGCAGCAAGGCCGCGGGCCGCATGGCGGGCTGCATGCCGTCCATATCCAGCATATCGACCGCCTGCTGGGCAAGGTGCTGATGTTCACGCGTCCGTCCGACGTGGTGGTGAGCTACTACTTCCGCGAAAACCCCAAGCTGGGCCATCGCGAGCGCGGCATCATCGCCGAAGCCGTGTTTGCCGTGCTGCGCCGGCGCGTGGAGTTTGCGCAGTTCGCCGCCAGCGGCACGGGGGCTTCGCAGCGCCGCCTGGCCCTGCTGGGCCTGGCCGCCACGCTGGGCCGCGACGTACTGACGCCGTTCCTGCTGCCGGAAGAGGGCGAATGGCTCGATCGCCTGACCACGATCGAGCGTTCCAGCCTGGCGCCGCGCGTGCGCGCCAACCTGCCCGAATGGCTGTTCGACCAACTGGCCGCGCGCCACGACGAAGCCTTTGTCGAAGCGCTGGGCGATGCCTGGCTGCGCCCGGCGCCGCTGGACCTGCGCGCCAACCTGATCAAGACCACGCAGGAGGCCGCGCTGGCCGAACTGACCGCTGCGGGGCTGAAGGCCGAGTTGACGCCGATGGCGCCGTCCGGCATCCGCCTGGCCGGCAAGCCGGCGCTTAACCAGCTGCCGCTGTTCGTCAACGGCCTGGTCGAAGTGCAGGATGAAGGCAGCCAGCTGTTGTGCAACCTGGTCGCGCCCAAGCGCGGCGAGATGGTGGTCGATTTCTGCGCGGGCGCGGGCGGCAAGACGCTCGCCCTGGGCGCACTGATGCGCTCCACCGGCCGCCTCTATGCATTCGACGTGTCCGAGAAGCGCCTGTCCAACCTCAAGCCGCGCCTGGCGCGCAGCGGGTTGTCCAACGTGCACCCCGTGCTGATCGACTCCGAGCACGACGCCAAGATCAAGCGCCTGGCCGGCAAGATCGACCGCGTGCTGGTGGATGCGCCTTGCAGCGGCCTGGGCACGCTGCGGCGCAATCCGGACCTGAAGTGGCGCCAGTCGCCGCAATCGGTGCTGGAGCTGACCGTCAAGCAGGCGGCCATTCTCGAATCCGCCGCGCGCCTGGTGAAGGTGGGCGGCCGCGTGGTCTACGCGACATGCAGCGTGCTCGAGGCCGAGAACGAAGGCATCGTGCGCGGTTTCCTGGCCTCGCACCCGGCTTTCCGCCTGGTGCCCGCCGCACAGGTGTTGGCCGAGCAAAAGATCACGGTGCCCGGCTTGCCGGAAGATGCCGAGATGCTGGCGCTTTACCCGCACCTGCACCAGACCGACGGCTTCTTCGCCGCCGTGCTGGAGCGTGTCAGCTAA
- a CDS encoding acyl-CoA desaturase yields the protein MFDTILDWAANGLANWSWWEIVIYTLVVTHITIAGVTIYLHRCMAHRSLDLHPIVSHFFRGWLWLTTGMVTKEWTAIHRKHHAKCETEDDPHSPQTRGIRKVLLEGAELYRAESKNKETITKFGHGTPDDWVERNVYSRFGWQGVGLMLIIDVALFGVIGLTVWAVQMLWIPIHAAGIINGLGHWWGYRNYDCEDASTNVSPWGIIIGGEELHNNHHTYPTSAKFSIKWYEFDIGWGYIRAMQAVGLAKVKKTPPKARLVDARPVDHNTLEAIIANRYDVMARYAKAVKSAYKQELEKLKEARVAEYSSFKPARKWFHREEAKLADPQRQQLASIVEQNKSLHTFVEMRRELAAIWGRSNLTREQLLAQLQAWCHRAEASGIQALHDFSLRLRRYA from the coding sequence TTGTTCGACACTATTCTTGACTGGGCCGCTAATGGCCTCGCCAACTGGTCCTGGTGGGAGATTGTGATCTACACCCTCGTGGTGACGCATATCACCATCGCGGGCGTAACCATCTACCTGCACCGCTGCATGGCGCACCGGTCGCTGGACCTGCACCCTATCGTTTCGCATTTTTTCCGTGGCTGGCTGTGGCTGACCACGGGCATGGTCACCAAAGAGTGGACCGCCATTCACCGCAAGCACCACGCCAAGTGCGAGACCGAAGACGATCCCCACAGCCCGCAGACCCGCGGCATCCGCAAGGTGCTGCTGGAAGGCGCGGAGCTGTATCGCGCCGAGTCCAAGAACAAGGAAACCATCACCAAGTTTGGTCATGGCACGCCTGACGACTGGGTCGAGCGCAATGTCTACTCGCGTTTTGGCTGGCAAGGCGTTGGCCTGATGCTGATCATCGATGTCGCCCTGTTCGGCGTGATCGGCCTGACCGTGTGGGCCGTGCAGATGCTGTGGATCCCGATCCACGCCGCCGGCATCATCAATGGCCTGGGCCACTGGTGGGGCTATCGCAATTACGATTGCGAGGACGCTTCGACCAATGTCTCGCCGTGGGGCATCATCATCGGCGGTGAAGAACTGCACAACAACCACCACACCTACCCGACGTCGGCCAAGTTCTCGATCAAGTGGTACGAGTTCGATATCGGCTGGGGCTATATCCGCGCCATGCAGGCTGTTGGCCTGGCCAAGGTCAAGAAGACCCCGCCGAAGGCGCGCCTGGTGGATGCCCGCCCGGTTGACCACAACACGCTGGAAGCCATCATTGCCAATCGCTATGACGTGATGGCGCGCTATGCCAAGGCGGTCAAGAGCGCCTACAAGCAGGAACTGGAAAAGCTGAAGGAAGCCCGCGTGGCCGAGTACAGCAGCTTCAAGCCGGCTCGCAAGTGGTTCCACCGCGAAGAAGCCAAGCTGGCCGACCCGCAGCGCCAGCAACTGGCCAGCATCGTGGAGCAGAACAAGTCGCTGCATACCTTCGTGGAAATGCGCCGCGAGCTGGCTGCGATCTGGGGCCGCTCCAACCTGACGCGCGAACAGCTGCTGGCGCAGCTGCAGGCCTGGTGCCACCGCGCCGAGGCCAGTGGCATCCAGGCACTGCACGATTTCTCGCTGCGCCTGCGCCGTTATGCCTGA
- the nadA gene encoding quinolinate synthase NadA, protein MTPQTIKAVEFEKPNLSTESPEGGSCVAHAWAKVPPVLSAQDRTALKARIKTLLKQRNAVLVAHYYVDSDLQDLAEETGGCVSDSLEMARFGRDHPAKTLVVAGVRFMGETAKILSPEKTVLMPDLDATCSLDLGCPSDEFAAFCDAHPDRTVVVYANTSAAVKARADWMVTSSIGLKIVEHLHARGEKILWAPDKHLGGYIQKQTGADMLLWQGSCLVHDEFKGIELDLLRREFPNAKILVHPESPANVVEQADVVGSTSQLIAAVKELDAREFIVATDNGILHKMRLAAPDKHFIEAPTAGNSATCKSCAHCPWMAMNALTNLAEVLENGHNEIHVDADIGRQAVTCIDRMLDFAAQQKTNVRPKADLASEQALFKGIGPA, encoded by the coding sequence ATGACCCCACAAACGATCAAGGCCGTCGAGTTCGAGAAGCCGAACCTCTCGACGGAGTCCCCCGAGGGCGGCAGCTGTGTCGCCCACGCCTGGGCCAAAGTGCCTCCCGTGCTGTCGGCACAGGATCGCACGGCGCTCAAAGCGCGCATCAAGACCCTGCTGAAGCAACGCAATGCGGTGCTTGTCGCGCACTATTACGTTGATTCCGACCTGCAGGACCTGGCCGAGGAAACCGGCGGCTGCGTATCGGACTCGCTGGAAATGGCGCGCTTTGGCCGCGATCATCCGGCCAAGACGCTGGTGGTGGCGGGGGTGCGCTTCATGGGCGAGACCGCAAAGATCCTCAGCCCGGAAAAGACCGTGCTGATGCCCGACCTGGACGCAACCTGCTCGCTTGACCTGGGCTGCCCGTCCGACGAATTCGCCGCGTTCTGCGACGCGCATCCCGATCGCACGGTGGTGGTCTATGCCAACACCAGCGCCGCCGTGAAGGCGCGCGCGGACTGGATGGTGACCTCGAGCATTGGCCTGAAGATTGTCGAGCACCTGCACGCGCGCGGCGAAAAGATCCTGTGGGCCCCGGACAAGCACCTGGGCGGCTATATCCAGAAGCAGACCGGCGCCGACATGCTCTTGTGGCAGGGTTCCTGCCTGGTGCATGACGAGTTCAAGGGCATCGAGCTTGACCTGCTGCGCCGGGAGTTTCCCAATGCCAAGATTCTGGTGCATCCGGAGTCGCCGGCCAATGTGGTCGAGCAGGCCGATGTAGTGGGCTCGACCTCGCAGCTGATCGCGGCGGTAAAGGAGCTGGACGCGCGCGAGTTCATCGTCGCGACCGATAACGGCATCCTGCACAAGATGCGCTTGGCTGCGCCCGACAAGCATTTCATCGAAGCCCCCACTGCCGGCAACAGCGCGACCTGCAAAAGTTGCGCGCACTGCCCCTGGATGGCGATGAACGCACTGACCAATCTGGCCGAAGTGCTGGAGAACGGTCATAACGAAATCCATGTCGACGCGGACATCGGCCGCCAGGCCGTGACCTGCATCGACCGCATGCTCGACTTCGCCGCGCAGCAGAAGACCAATGTGCGGCCCAAGGCCGACCTGGCGAGCGAGCAGGCCTTGTTCAAGGGAATCGGCCCGGCATGA
- a CDS encoding response regulator, with protein sequence MSNAAPTLLVVDDHPMALSGTTAFLAEVMPDVAVHAAGSAKEALNTLQQGLRPDIVLLDIWLTDGTGFDAMQALKTLVPSARFIFMSAEATPEIVGRARALAACGFVGKHLDANAFTAAVRKVLAGDTSFPSDEALNGRAQSFGPAHGIPVTPAELGLTPRQGSVLALVLEGLPNKVIARRLGLTENTVKEHVSAILQRLGVRTRMQVMSRMERFRLRQ encoded by the coding sequence ATGTCGAACGCTGCACCGACCTTGTTGGTGGTCGATGATCATCCTATGGCCTTGTCTGGCACTACCGCGTTTTTGGCGGAAGTGATGCCCGACGTTGCCGTCCATGCTGCTGGAAGCGCCAAAGAAGCGTTGAATACCTTGCAGCAAGGACTCAGGCCTGACATCGTGCTGCTGGATATCTGGCTGACCGATGGTACCGGCTTCGACGCCATGCAGGCGCTCAAGACACTGGTACCCTCCGCTCGCTTTATTTTTATGTCGGCCGAGGCCACGCCTGAAATCGTGGGCCGCGCGCGCGCACTCGCCGCCTGTGGCTTCGTCGGCAAGCACCTCGACGCCAACGCATTCACCGCCGCCGTGCGCAAGGTGCTGGCAGGCGACACCTCCTTCCCGTCGGACGAAGCGCTCAATGGCCGTGCTCAATCCTTCGGGCCAGCGCACGGCATTCCGGTCACGCCGGCGGAACTGGGCCTGACGCCGCGCCAGGGTTCGGTCCTGGCGCTGGTGCTCGAGGGGCTGCCCAACAAGGTCATCGCGAGGCGGCTTGGCCTGACGGAAAACACCGTCAAGGAACACGTCTCGGCCATCCTGCAGCGGCTCGGCGTGCGCACCCGCATGCAGGTCATGTCGCGTATGGAGCGATTCCGCCTGCGCCAGTAA
- a CDS encoding mechanosensitive ion channel family protein, producing MNPISLNELHVAHPAFGKMLDDLIRDAGGPGFIWQLVVLAACLAVAWPLARLIVKRLEARYAGSSFSLRFAAASLERAMFPLFGWLLVMGARFGLEPMMSISVLRLALVPLSGITFLYFAFYILRRVMSGNGQLHGMLLLVEKVLTTLVWAAMALYVLGLLWDVVQWMDDVRFSLGGKQKISLADTLVAIVWILVTVLVAMWFGSWLEERLMRSTGLDSNLKVVLSRISKALLLLVSLLLSLSLVGIDLTVLSVFGGALGVGLGLGLQKIASNYISGFIILLDRSVKLGDQITVDKYTGIVSQIRTRYTVVRNGDGETLVPNEQLVAQAVQNHSFSNTHVRVATRVQADYAADPETVLALLVEAAQDIPRLMAQPGPSAFLVLFGDNGIEYELAGYIADPQNGKLGVQSAMNRAIWRKFKEHGISIPYPQREVRVLGKVESDGHGGLVKEVQEARIDLPGVPGGSAS from the coding sequence ATGAATCCCATTTCCCTGAACGAACTCCATGTTGCGCATCCGGCCTTTGGCAAGATGCTCGATGATCTGATCCGCGATGCGGGTGGCCCTGGCTTCATCTGGCAGTTGGTGGTCCTCGCCGCTTGCCTGGCGGTGGCCTGGCCATTGGCTAGATTGATCGTCAAGCGCCTCGAAGCCCGCTACGCCGGATCCAGCTTCTCCCTGCGTTTCGCCGCCGCCAGCCTGGAACGCGCCATGTTCCCGTTGTTCGGCTGGCTGCTGGTGATGGGTGCGCGCTTCGGGCTGGAGCCGATGATGTCCATCAGCGTGCTACGGCTTGCATTGGTGCCCCTTTCCGGCATTACTTTCCTGTATTTCGCCTTCTATATCCTGCGCCGGGTAATGTCGGGCAATGGTCAGTTGCATGGCATGCTGCTACTGGTGGAAAAAGTGCTGACGACCCTGGTTTGGGCGGCGATGGCGCTTTATGTGCTGGGTTTGCTGTGGGATGTGGTGCAATGGATGGACGACGTCCGCTTTTCGCTGGGCGGCAAGCAGAAGATCAGCCTGGCGGATACGCTGGTGGCCATCGTCTGGATCCTGGTCACCGTGCTGGTGGCGATGTGGTTCGGCTCATGGCTGGAAGAGCGGCTGATGCGGTCGACCGGTCTGGACAGCAACCTGAAGGTGGTTCTGAGCCGGATTTCCAAGGCGCTGCTGCTGCTCGTGTCCCTGTTGCTGAGCCTGTCGCTGGTCGGCATCGACCTCACCGTGCTGTCCGTGTTCGGTGGCGCGCTGGGCGTTGGCCTGGGGCTGGGCTTGCAAAAGATTGCCAGCAACTACATCTCCGGATTCATCATCTTGCTGGACCGCTCGGTCAAGCTGGGCGACCAGATCACCGTCGACAAGTACACGGGGATCGTTTCCCAGATCCGGACGCGCTACACCGTGGTGCGCAATGGCGATGGCGAAACCCTGGTGCCGAATGAGCAACTGGTGGCGCAGGCAGTGCAGAACCATTCGTTCTCCAATACCCATGTGCGCGTGGCGACACGTGTACAGGCCGATTACGCGGCAGACCCCGAAACGGTGCTCGCCTTGCTCGTAGAGGCCGCCCAAGATATCCCGCGCCTGATGGCGCAGCCGGGTCCGTCGGCATTTCTGGTGTTGTTCGGCGACAATGGCATCGAATACGAGCTTGCGGGCTATATCGCCGATCCTCAGAATGGTAAGCTGGGCGTGCAATCGGCGATGAACCGGGCGATATGGCGGAAGTTCAAGGAGCATGGCATCTCGATCCCGTATCCGCAGCGAGAGGTGCGGGTGCTGGGGAAAGTGGAATCCGACGGCCATGGTGGCCTCGTAAAAGAGGTGCAAGAGGCGCGTATCGATTTGCCGGGCGTCCCCGGTGGCTCGGCATCCTGA
- a CDS encoding amino acid adenylation domain-containing protein: MLHSFFFDTAARQPGDHALWVDGRFYTYEELRARAGRVRAALAAHAGGGSRNCVLFAHRSVSAYAGLLGVLAAGMAYVPLHPRFPSARNAAIVERSGARVMLVDRACAPQLEALMPLLPPDLHVVLLDPESLPATGCPGGSARFAPLPPAPFVHDPPGQLAAVSGDDLAYLIFTSGTSGPPKGVMIPHTSAVAYVSAQMQRFPSEPGARFSQFADLTFDFSVHDMHVCWASGGCLYVPALQDPLYLAGFIQEHSITHWASVPSVLALMQQFRKLTPCAFPSVRMTLMGGEALPKTLARAWSRAAPNTRIVNGYGPTEATVIMLTFELTEAFLADASRPAVPLGKPYPGVELMVVDDALAPVPPGARGELLIGGAQLAKGYLGANPLDAQRFFTRAYPERACSRWYRTGDAVAESPDGLLYHGRIDMQVKIRGNRVELQEIEQVVQAASGGAQCAVLAWPLDNAGKPTGLVAFVQASGEASSGELGARMAQIRQACRQSLPVYAQPDRIVCLDGLPMNVNGKIDRGQLLARCERLAIGAGDARQASRKAFAP, translated from the coding sequence ATGTTGCATTCATTCTTCTTCGACACGGCTGCACGGCAGCCTGGCGACCACGCCTTGTGGGTCGACGGACGCTTTTACACTTACGAGGAACTGCGCGCTCGCGCGGGCCGCGTGCGTGCCGCGCTGGCGGCGCATGCAGGGGGCGGGAGCCGCAACTGCGTCCTGTTCGCGCACCGCAGCGTCTCAGCGTACGCCGGCCTGCTTGGCGTGCTCGCGGCGGGCATGGCCTATGTGCCGTTGCACCCCAGATTCCCCTCGGCACGCAACGCCGCCATCGTCGAGCGCTCGGGCGCGCGGGTGATGCTGGTCGATCGTGCATGCGCACCGCAGCTTGAGGCGTTGATGCCGTTGCTGCCCCCGGATTTGCATGTCGTCCTGCTGGATCCGGAGTCGCTGCCGGCAACCGGATGTCCGGGCGGCAGCGCGCGCTTCGCCCCGCTGCCGCCCGCGCCTTTCGTGCATGACCCGCCTGGCCAGCTTGCCGCCGTCTCGGGAGACGACCTTGCCTACCTGATCTTTACCTCCGGCACCAGCGGGCCACCCAAGGGTGTGATGATCCCGCATACCAGTGCCGTGGCTTATGTCAGCGCGCAGATGCAGCGCTTTCCAAGCGAGCCTGGCGCCCGCTTCAGCCAGTTCGCCGATCTCACCTTCGATTTCTCGGTGCATGACATGCACGTCTGCTGGGCGAGCGGGGGCTGCCTTTATGTGCCCGCGCTCCAAGACCCGCTTTACCTGGCCGGTTTTATCCAGGAGCACAGCATTACCCATTGGGCCAGCGTCCCCTCCGTGCTGGCGCTGATGCAGCAGTTTCGCAAGCTCACGCCCTGCGCGTTTCCCAGCGTGCGGATGACCTTGATGGGGGGCGAGGCCTTGCCCAAGACGCTGGCGCGGGCGTGGTCGCGGGCGGCGCCGAACACGCGCATCGTCAATGGCTACGGACCCACCGAAGCGACGGTGATCATGCTCACCTTCGAGCTGACCGAGGCGTTTCTTGCCGATGCGTCGCGCCCTGCGGTGCCGCTCGGCAAGCCATATCCCGGCGTCGAGCTGATGGTCGTCGATGATGCGCTTGCGCCGGTGCCGCCCGGCGCGCGGGGTGAGCTGCTGATCGGCGGCGCGCAGCTTGCCAAGGGCTATCTCGGTGCCAACCCGCTCGACGCGCAGCGCTTCTTTACCCGCGCCTATCCAGAGCGGGCATGCAGCCGTTGGTACCGCACCGGCGATGCCGTGGCCGAATCCCCCGACGGCTTGCTGTATCACGGCCGCATCGACATGCAGGTGAAGATTCGCGGCAACCGTGTGGAACTGCAGGAGATCGAGCAGGTGGTGCAGGCTGCCAGCGGCGGCGCGCAGTGCGCCGTGCTGGCGTGGCCACTGGATAACGCCGGCAAGCCGACGGGGCTGGTTGCCTTTGTGCAGGCGTCGGGCGAGGCATCGTCGGGCGAGCTCGGTGCGCGCATGGCGCAGATCCGGCAAGCGTGCAGGCAGAGCCTGCCGGTCTACGCGCAGCCGGATCGCATCGTCTGCCTCGACGGCCTTCCCATGAACGTGAACGGCAAGATCGATCGCGGCCAGTTGCTGGCGCGCTGCGAGCGCCTGGCCATTGGTGCGGGGGACGCACGGCAGGCGAGCCGCAAGGCGTTTGCGCCATGA
- the nadC gene encoding carboxylating nicotinate-nucleotide diphosphorylase, which produces MSSNPDVNTVNSSRNAIFDSYGPALAGALQANVSAAIAEDVGSGDLTGMLVPAGKPARARVIVREQAVLCGQPWFETCMRAVDPALQVVWQQAEGARMAPDSVVCEITGPARSLLTAERPSLNFLQLLSGVATATRRYADLVEGTRARVLDTRKTLPGLRLAQKYAVRVGGGDNQRLALYDGILIKENHIAAAGSITAAMQAAAALDAGVSVQVEVENLAELEEALAAGAKSILIDNFTEAMMRDAVRINAGRALLEVSGGVSADTIRAFAETGVDRISVGALTKDVRATDYSLRIIE; this is translated from the coding sequence ATGAGCAGCAATCCAGACGTGAATACCGTGAATTCGAGCCGCAACGCTATCTTCGACAGCTATGGCCCGGCGCTCGCCGGGGCGCTCCAGGCCAATGTCAGCGCAGCGATTGCTGAAGATGTCGGCAGCGGCGACCTGACCGGCATGCTGGTGCCCGCCGGCAAGCCGGCGCGGGCACGCGTGATCGTGCGCGAGCAAGCCGTGCTGTGCGGCCAGCCTTGGTTCGAGACATGCATGCGCGCGGTCGATCCGGCGTTGCAGGTCGTCTGGCAACAGGCCGAGGGTGCCCGCATGGCGCCGGACTCGGTGGTCTGCGAGATCACCGGCCCGGCCCGTTCGCTGCTGACCGCGGAGCGGCCGTCGCTGAATTTCCTGCAGTTGCTGTCTGGCGTGGCGACCGCCACGCGCCGCTATGCCGACCTGGTCGAAGGTACCCGGGCGCGCGTGCTCGATACCCGCAAGACGTTGCCGGGTCTGCGCCTGGCGCAGAAGTACGCGGTCAGGGTCGGTGGTGGTGACAACCAGCGCCTGGCGTTGTACGACGGCATCCTGATCAAGGAAAACCATATTGCCGCGGCCGGCAGCATCACCGCCGCCATGCAGGCAGCGGCCGCACTGGATGCCGGTGTATCGGTCCAGGTCGAGGTGGAAAACCTGGCCGAGCTGGAAGAGGCATTGGCGGCTGGCGCGAAATCGATCCTGATCGATAATTTTACCGAGGCAATGATGCGCGATGCCGTGCGTATCAATGCCGGGCGGGCCTTGCTGGAAGTGTCGGGCGGGGTCAGTGCAGACACGATCCGTGCTTTTGCGGAAACCGGCGTGGACCGGATCTCGGTGGGGGCGCTGACCAAGGATGTGCGCGCGACAGACTATTCGTTGCGGATCATCGAGTAA
- the purN gene encoding phosphoribosylglycinamide formyltransferase: MKNIVILISGRGTNMEAIVSACAAEGWPARVAAVLSNRPDAEGLKYAADHGVVTGVVDHKLYDDRATFDAALAAAIDAFAPDLVVLAGFMRILTPGFVDKYAGRMLNIHPSLLPCFPGLHTHRQAIEAGVKVHGASVHFVTPELDHGPVIVQAALDVLPDDTPESLATRLLPCEHVIYPRAVRWFVEDRLQVHAGVVRVEPPESQLFTAFAAATEVQS, translated from the coding sequence ATGAAAAATATCGTTATCCTGATTTCCGGGCGAGGCACCAATATGGAAGCCATCGTCAGCGCCTGCGCCGCCGAGGGCTGGCCGGCGCGCGTAGCGGCGGTCTTGTCCAACCGGCCAGACGCCGAAGGTCTGAAATATGCCGCCGACCACGGCGTGGTTACCGGCGTGGTGGACCACAAGTTATATGATGATCGCGCCACTTTTGATGCTGCGCTCGCCGCTGCCATCGACGCTTTCGCGCCGGACCTGGTGGTCCTGGCCGGTTTCATGCGCATCCTGACGCCGGGCTTTGTCGACAAGTACGCCGGGCGCATGCTGAATATCCATCCGTCGCTGCTGCCGTGCTTTCCGGGGCTGCATACGCACCGGCAAGCCATTGAGGCGGGCGTCAAGGTCCACGGCGCCAGCGTGCATTTCGTCACGCCCGAGCTCGATCACGGCCCCGTTATCGTCCAGGCCGCGCTTGACGTGCTCCCGGACGACACGCCGGAGAGCCTGGCCACGCGCCTGTTGCCGTGCGAACACGTTATCTACCCGCGCGCTGTGCGCTGGTTTGTCGAAGACCGGCTGCAAGTGCATGCCGGCGTAGTCCGGGTCGAACCACCCGAATCCCAGCTGTTTACGGCCTTTGCTGCCGCTACGGAGGTGCAGTCATGA